One Monomorium pharaonis isolate MP-MQ-018 chromosome 4, ASM1337386v2, whole genome shotgun sequence DNA segment encodes these proteins:
- the LOC105840436 gene encoding uncharacterized protein LOC105840436 isoform X1, with the protein MEKNHIQMKDNLPSIEHILRPITYTSWLLGAGVAHPRKYPKIISIILCIIFFVLCFIAMIFEMIELLNIYNVIQNIYSILIFIQMGSYVLAYYCIYQVIGQYDKWPKLMDKIKEFDQKIRREIPINDGPIKIAETLAILVTFICCPLCIIVDILYDYFRNPNLIKISLLIDFYKLGQSLINSFVFDVVVYVLYYRLQAINNLIGQLNELSDALKIRRIREMHNGICDLFIMVNDIYGFNLLLCSINCLIGALINLSAIYLEIRIEMNLFMWMHITFLILYTTQFGLMCWNCTLARREFDKTGIIIHAILLNSKHMNLKLKEKRSQSNLEMQTSVVDRNNWQNSIWDSSHYWNDIVAENFLQRCRAENLRKNLNYQRIRNEINDFLIQLQHRRIVFTAYDFFEINNGAFCGFFGVIIVYMTTGIQFFNSWTINSELGRQVYSRWKE; encoded by the exons ATGGAGAAAAACCACATCCAAATGAAGGACAACTTGCCTTCGATAGAGCACATTTTACGTCCAATAACGTATACCTCCTGGCTTCTGGGTGCCGGTGTTGCACATCCGCGCAAATATCCAAAGATTATCTCGATAATtctgtgtataattttttttgtcttgtGTTTTATTGCCATGATATTCGAGATGATTGAGCTTCTTAACATATATAACGTCATCCAAAACATAtacagtattttaatttttattcaaatgggAAGTTATGTACTTGCGTATTATTGCATTTATCAAGTGATTGGGCAATACGACAAATGGCCGAAGCTaatggataaaataaaagagtttGATCAGAAGATTAGAAGAGAAATACCTATAAATGACGGGCCAATAAAAATCGCAGAAACGCTAGCGATTCTGGTGACGTTTATTTGTTGTCCTTTGTGCATAATTGTGGACATCTTGTatgattattttagaaatcCAAATCTAATCAAAATTtcgttattaattgatttctatAAGTTAGGCCAATCCCTCATCAACAGCTTCGTTTTTGACGTTGTTGTTTATGTGCTGTATTATAGATTACAAGCGATAAATAACTTGATTGGCCAATTGAATGAGTTATCCGACGCGCTTAAAATTAGACGCATCCGAGAAATGCATAATG GTATTTGTGATCTTTTCATCATGGTAAATGACATTTATGGTTTTAATCTACTCCTCTGTTCGATAAACTGTCTCATTGGGGCTCTAATAAATCTATCAGCAATCTATTTGGAAATTAGGATAGAAATGAACCTCTTTATGTGGATgcatattacttttttgatTCTGTACACCACGCAATTTGGTCTGATGTGCTGGAATTGCACGCTTGCGCGTCGAGAATTTGACAAGACTGGGATAATCATACATGCAATTCTACTGAATTCCAAACATATGAATCTTaaactaaaagaaaagagaagtcAATCAAATCTAGAAATGCAAACTTCAGTGGTAGATCGGAACAATTGGCAAAATTCTATTTGGGACAGCAGTCACTATTGGAACGACATCGTcgcagaaaattttttgcaacgtTGTCGTGCAGAAAATCTACgcaaaaacttgaattatcAACGTATTAGGAATGagataaatgattttttgatTCAACTACAACATCGTCGAATAGTATTTACGGCCTATGATTTCTTCGAAATAAACAATGGAGCGTTTTGTGGT TTCTTTGGCGTAATCATCGTTTATATGACAACCggtattcaattttttaatagttggACAATTAATAGCGAACTTGGTCGCCAAGTTTATTCACGGTGGAAAGAATAA
- the LOC105840436 gene encoding uncharacterized protein LOC105840436 isoform X2, giving the protein MEKNHIQIKDNLPSIEHILRPITYTSWLLGAGVAHPRKYPKIISIILCIIYFVLCFIVMIFEIKQTFDMYNLIQNIYSIVSFIQMGSYVPAYYCIYQAIGQYDKWPKLMDKIKEFDQKIRREILINDKPVKIAEVLAILVTFTCCPLCIIVDILYFPNTSLNEILSLLDYYRLSQTLINSFVFDVVVYVLYHRLQAINKLIGQFNEFSDALKIRRIRKMHNDICDLLIMVNDIYGFNLLFCAVNCLIGDLSNLLIIYLGIRTKINFFMWTHITFVILYTTQFGLMCWNCTLARREFDKTGIIIHAIVLNSKHMNFKLKGKRSQSNLEMRTSVEDRNSWQNSIWDSSHYWNNIVAENFLQRRRAENLRKNLNYQRIRNEINDFFIQLQHRRIVFTAYDFFDINNVAFSGFIGAIIVYMTICVQFFNSWISNRQLLSLK; this is encoded by the exons ATGGAAAAGAACCACATCCAAATAAAAGACAACTTGCCTTCGATAGAGCACATTTTACGTCCAATAACGTATACCTCCTGGCTTCTGGGTGCCGGTGTTGCACATCCGCGCAAATATCCAAAGATTATCTCGATAATTCTGTGTATAATTTACTTCGTCCTGTGTTTTATTGTTATGATATTCGAGATTAAACAGACTTTTGACATGTATAACTTAATCCAAAACATATACAGTATTGTATCCTTTATTCAAATGGGAAGTTATGTACCTGCGTATTATTGCATTTATCAAGCGATTGGGCAATACGACAAATGGCCGAAGCTaatggataaaataaaagagtttGATCAGAAGATTAGAAGGGAAATACTTATAAATGACAAGCCAGTGAAAATTGCGGAAGTATTAGCAATTCTAGTGACGTTTACTTGTTGTCCTTTGTGCATAATTGTGGACATCTTGTATTTTCCAAATACAAGtctaaatgaaattttgtcttTACTTGATTACTATAGGTTAAGCCAAACCCTCATCAATAGCTTCGTCTTTGACGTTGTTGTTTATGTGCTGTATCATAGATTAcaagcaataaataaattgattggCCAATTTAATGAGTTCTCCGACGCGCTTAAGATTAGACGCATCCGAAAAATGCATAATG ATATTTGTGATCTTCTCATCATGGTAAATGACATTTATGGTTTTAATCTGCTCTTCTGTGCGGTAAACTGTCTCATTGGGGATCTAAGTAACCTATTAATAATCTACTTGGGAATTaggacaaaaataaatttctttatgtgGACGCATATTACTTTTGTGATTCTGTACACCACGCAATTTGGTCTGATGTGCTGGAATTGCACGCTTGCGCGTCGAGAATTCGACAAAACTGGGATAATCATACATGCAATCGTACTGAATTCTAAACATAtgaattttaaactaaaaggAAAGAGAAGTCAATCGAATCTAGAAATGCGAACCTCAGTGGAAGATCGAAACAGTTGGCAAAATTCTATTTGGGACAGCAGTCACTATTGGAACAACATCGTcgcagaaaattttttgcaacgtCGTCGTGCAGAAAATCTACgcaaaaacttgaattatcAACGTATTAGGAATGagataaatgatttttttattcaactaCAACATCGTCGAATAGTATTTACAGCTTATGATTTCTTCGATATAAACAATGTAGCGTTTAGTGGT ttcATTGGCGCAATCATCGTTTATATGACAATCTgtgttcaattttttaacagttgGATAAGTAATCGCCAGCTCTTATCATTGAAATAA
- the LOC105840367 gene encoding uncharacterized protein LOC105840367, with protein MEKSHNQIKDNLPSIEHILLPITYTSWLLGAGVAHPRKYRKIVTLTPCIIYLALCSVCMTFSMKIFFTMYNFFQNIYTILSFIHIGIGYVLAYYCIYQVIGQYDKWPELMDKIKEFDQKIRREIPINDRPVKIAEMLAIIVTLICCPLCIIVDVLYYYFTNPELSRIFVLIMYYKLGQSLINSFVFDIVVYMLDYRLKAINKLIGQLNELSDALKIRRIREMHNDICDLFIMVNDIYAFNLLLCSMSCLIGVIYELSAIYVEINFHESDFMCIFISFLILYTTQFGLMCWNCTLVSRDFDKTGIIIRAIVLNFKHLNIELKEKRSQSNIEMRSSVEDWNTWQNSVWDSSHYWNNIVAENFLQRRRAENLRKNLNYQRIRNEINDFLIQLQHRRIVFTAYDFFDINNVTFSGFLGVIIVYMTICVQFFKSWSISSKLGRLLSLLKE; from the exons ATGGAGAAGAGCCACAACCAAATAAAGGACAACTTGCCTTCAATAGAGCATATCTTACTTCCAATAACATATACCTCGTGGCTTTTGGGTGCTGGTGTTGCACATCCGCGCAAATATCGCAAGATTGTCACGCTAACCCCCTGCATAATTTATTTGGCCTTGTGTTCTGTTTGCATGACATTCAGcatgaaaatattcttcacAATGTATAACTTCTTCCAAAACATATACACTATTTTATCCTTTATTCATATAGGGATAGGTTATGTACTTgcgtattattgtatttatcaaGTGATTGGGCAATACGACAAATGGCCGGAGCTaatggataaaataaaagagtttGATCAGAAGATTAGAAGGGAAATACCTATAAATGACAGGCCAGTAAAAATCGCGGAAATGCTGGCGATTATAGTGACCCTTATTTGTTGTCCTTTGTGCATAATTGTGGACgtcttgtattattattttacaaatccAGAGCTATCTcggatttttgttttaattatgtacTACAAGTTAGGCCAATCCCTCATCAACAGTTTCGTCTTTGACATTGTTGTTTATATGCTGGATTATAGATTAAAagcgataaataaattgattggCCAATTGAATGAGCTATCCGACGCGCTTAAGATTAGACGCATTCGAGAAATGCATAATG ATATTTGTGATCTTTTCATCATGGTAAATGATATTTATGCTTTTAATCTTCTCCTCTGTTCGATGAGCTGTCTTATTGGGGTTATATATGAACTATCTGCAATCTAcgtggaaattaattttcatgagaGCGactttatgtgtatatttattagttttttgaTTCTGTACACCACGCAATTTGGTCTGATGTGCTGGAATTGCACGCTTGTGAGTCGAGATTTCGACAAGACTGGGATAATCATCCGTGCGATTGTActgaattttaaacatttgaatattgaattaaaagaaaagaggagtCAATCGAATATAGAAATGCGATCCTCAGTGGAAGATTGGAACACTTGGCAAAATTCTGTTTGGGACAGCAGTCACTATTGGAACAACATCGTcgcagaaaattttttgcaacgtCGTCGTGCAGAAAATCTACgcaaaaacttgaattatcAACGTATTAGAAATGagataaatgattttttgatTCAACTACAACATCGTCGAATAGTATTTACGGCTTATGATTTCTTCGATATAAACAATGTAACGTTTAGTGGT ttcCTTGGCGTAATCATCGTTTATATGACAATCTgtgttcaattttttaaaagttggTCAATTAGTAGCAAACTTGGTCGCCTTCTCTCATTATTGAAAGAATAA